The DNA sequence TATCTGTGTATGTTATTTGTATAGATGTTCAGGAGAATTCAGTGGGTAAAGTGCTTGGAAATAGATTGACTGTCCTTTATCACACTGAGTCACATTCCTGGATCTCCTTGTCTCACAACACTGTGGGACCACCATCACCAGCCAGAGGACATCTCTGCAGGAGGTCCTCAGGATGGTGTCCTGGACCCAACCATCTTCAATGTCAATGACCTTCTTTCAGTTGTAGGGACTGAAATAGGGATGTTTGCTGATTGTTGCACAATATTCAGTACCCTTCACAACTGTAGGTAATGAAGTAGTCTGCATCCAAACACAGCATGACCTGGACAATGAGTGGCAAGTAATATTAAGTAACACACAGGTGTTAGGCAATGATGACGTTCAACAAGAGAAAATACAGCTATCACTccctgacattcaatggcattactaTCACTAAATTTCCTCCCACTATTAATATCCTGGGGATCGCCATTGACCAGAAGCTCAACTGGAGTAGCCATGTACACAATGTGGCTGCAAGAGCAGGTCAGTGGCTAGAAGTCCTGTAGTGAGTAACTCGCCTTCCAACTCTCCAAATTCTGTCCACCATTTACAAGGctcaagtcaggagtgtgatggtGCATTCTCCACTTGCCTGAATGAGTGCAGCTTCAATAGTACTCAAGAAGCTTGACATCGTACCTTACATACCAGTCTTCTTGATAGGCACCACTGTCACAACAATTCACTAACTGCACCACTGTAGCAGCAGTTTGTATCATCTACAGGATGCACTGCAATGTTTCACCTTAGTGGCCATCTTCCAAACCCACAATCTCAGCAAGCTGGAAGATCAAGGGCAGCAAAAGTATAGGACACCCCCACCTGGAAGTTGCTGTCCAATCCACACACCATCccgacttggaaataaatcagtTTCTCCACTGTCTCTGGGTCAGTCCTGGAACTCCCTCACTAACAACATTGTGAGTATTCAGACAGCTCAAGGTTGACAGTGTTTCAAGAAAGTAAGTGACCACGCCTCatgggcaattaaatgctggccCAACCTGTGAAGTACATATGTCTTgaatgaattatttttttaaagtagttGTTCACGATGACTCACCACGCCTTCGCAAGGTCAATTAAGACGGAATGCTGGCCTAATAAGCAATTTCCAGATACTGTAAAATGAGTAGAAAAGAAAAAGCTCTCCTGTCGTTTAGATAAAATGCGAGCTAATCTACAAGACTGGGCaaaaaacaaagagctggagtaactcagtaggtcaggcagcatcagtgctgGGAAATGGATAAATAAGGTTTCAAGGCTTGATATGACAAATACTGTGATGATGTTTCccattgtggtggtggggggttcaGGGATCAAAGACTTAGGAGGAAAGTTTGGTCATAATTAATCTTTTTAACTTTTTACTCCAGAGAGCTGTGGATGCTGATGGTTTAAGTATGTTCAATGTTGGCATAATTAGAATTGTTTAAATTATGTGGATCAAGCAGGAAATGGAGCCTACACAtagatagatgctgtctgacctgctggattattccagcattttgtgtctttttttccctaAAGTAGACGATCAGATTAATACAGCTCAGTCCATTACACAAAGTctcccccatcaactccatctacacttcatgctgccttgggaaagcagccaatataatcaagaacCGCTCgcactctcttctcccctctcccatcaggcagaagatacaaaagcttgaaaccaCATACTACCAGATTCAAGAAAAGCTTCTTCCTGGCTGTAACCAGAGTCTTGAATGGATCTCTTGTACGCTAGGGATGCATTCTCAATTCCAATATACATAATTGGAGGCCTTGCACTTCatctttatctgcactttctttagctgtaacactatatcctgcactctgtttcCATTATTTTTCTGTTGTAATCGTGCATGATCTGGTCTGCCTGGATGATATGCAaaacatgtttttcactgtatttggatacacatgacaataataaaccaatcccaATGCCAATGTAGGCaaatttgaattctccaatttgatcTAAAAAGAATGAAGAGTATGTtcgaaataatttaaaaacaataacAGAGGAGGTTCAAAGAATCTTGGGATCCATGTAAATAAGTGATTAAAATGTCACGGGTGTTGAAAATAACCATAAAGGTGATTGGGATTTTCCTTAGAGGGAGAAAAATGTAGATTTACCAGCATGATGCCTGGACACTATCACCTTTATTAGATTGCACAAACTTTGATTGTATTATCTGGAATTTACATAGTCAGAGGATGATCTGTTACATTTTTCCAGATGGTAAAGGCAAGCAAGGGGCAAAAACATTTCCACTAAATATGATATAAAATTGAGCCATGGTTTTTAGGGTTGAAATTAAGAAATATGTTTAAATTCAAGGAATGGTTAACATTTTGGAATTTACTTCCATAAATTGTAACTGATATTGAATCggttatcataatcataataatactttattagccaagtatgttttacaacatatgaGTTTTAAATCTAAGATTGATGTCTAAAGGTGCTAATAATGTGGAGGATATGCAATTGGTCAAAGATGaggcatgatcttattgaatgtggAACACACTTGAGCACTAAATGGCTGTTATAAGTTCTGAAAGGAAAAGTTGAAAGGTTGGGCGGAGCATTgatagatggaatttaattctgacaagtgcaatgTGATGCATTTTAAGGATCAAATAGGGGTAGAGCTTATAGAGTAAATAATGAAGCACTAAAGAATGTGATGAACAGAGGCACCTTGGGATTCAGGTCCATACGTTCCTGAAAATGACAACAGCGATCGATAGGACGACGAAGAAGATATATGGCTTGCTTGCCTTCATGGGTCGGGACATATAGAATATGAAACTCGTGATGTAATGTTGCAATTTAACAAAACAATGGTTAGATTACACTGGAGTGCTGTATGCAATTGTGGTTGCCACACAATAGTAAAGGTGTGACTGCACTGGAGAGAGTACAGgggaaattcaccaggatgttgactGGATTTGAGGACTTTTATTATGGGGAGAGATTGTGGCGACTGGGCTGGTTTTACTTgggcaaaggaggctgagggttgacttgatagaagtacataagaTTTTGAGAAGTATCGGTAGtcaaatctttttcccaggactaTCAAAAATGAGGGGAATAGGTTTAAGATGCAagttaagatttaataggaatctgaggggcaactttttcatagagTGTGATGTGCATATGGaatgttgccagaggaggtggttgtggcaggtactacaacaacatttaaaatgcatttgaacaggtacatggctaggaaatgtttagagagatatgggtcaaatgtgggtaaGTGGGAGTAGtgaagatgaggcatcttggtcagaaggGCACGTTTTTCTGAAGGGgcttgttcctgcgctgtatgatTCTAAAGATTTTTAATAAATAGGAAATCTGAAGGGTAAGATTTTTGCATGGAGAGGGGCTACTACCAGGAACACACTAACAGAGAAGATGCTGCATTAGATACACTTACttcctttaagaaacatttagattaaTACAAACAGGCAAGGTATAGAAGGTCATAATATGGACAAATGAGATAGGTATAAATGGGCAAAAAGGTTGGCATACACTTTGGGCTGCAGGGCCCTTTTCGGTGCCCTGCGTATCCAAATGTTCCTGTGCCAATTCTATGTTCCATAACTGCGGGTTGCTCATTCCCCGTCATACGTCCCTTGTATTCTGCTACTTACTCCAGGATAACAGCTCTTCTATAAAAGCTACCACCTGACTCACTGGGAAGTTTTCGGCTTCTAATCCATTCCTCCAtactttattttatattttggtCCTCTCCTTAAGAACACCTTTGAGTTTTCAGACTTGTTCGCAGGTTATGGTGGTCTAACCCCAAAATCCATTTGAAATCcatttgcatacagttttggtctcctaatctgaggaaagacattcttgccatagagggagtacagagaaggtttaccagactgattcctgggatgtcaggactatcatatgaagaaagactggatagacttggtttgtactcgctagaatttagaagattgaggggggatcttaaagaaacttacaaaattcttaaggggttagacagggtagatgcaggaagattgttcccgatgttggggaagtcttgaacaaggggtcacagtttaaggataagggggaaatcttttaggaccgagatgaggaaaacatttttcacacagagagtggtgaatctctggaattctctgccacagaaggtagttgaggccagttcattggctatgtttatgagcgagttagatgtggcccttgtggctaaagggatcagggggtatggagagaaggcaggtacaggatactgagttggatgatcagccatgatcatattgaatggcggtgcaggctcgaagggtcgaatggcctgctcctgcacctattttctatgtttctatgaaaggatcAGAACCGGCAAGTATCCTAGCTGTTATCTTCTGTTGAGATCTGTAAGTGACATGATGGAGTTTAATTGCCTAGTCTTCCACTTTGGCGCTCTGGAATCAGTCCGGTATGGCTTTGATGCTTCTGCTGACAGCAGTTTGCTAACAtggtgtttttttattttttaaggtACAGGTGTGGGACACCGCAGGGCAGGAGCGTTTCCGGACCATCACACAGAGCTACTATCGGAGTGCCCATGGGGCCATGATCGCCTATGACATCACCAAGCAGTCCTCCTTCAACTCGGTGCCCCACTGGGTCAACGAGATCCAGCGATATGGAGCAGCCAATGTTGTCCAGCTGCTGATTGGTATGTTTCATCAGTTGTTGTTTCTGTAAGAATCATAAATCcaattgaaatgaaatggagTATGAGAATTACTTGCCTGGATATACAcacgttttagtttattttattagtttagagatgcgttgcggaaacaggcccttcggcccaccggattcgcaccgaccagcgatccctgcacattgatactatcctacacacacaccaaggacaatttttacatttaccaagccaattaacctacatacctgtacgtctttggagtgtgtgaggaaaccaaagatctcggagaaaacccacacaggtctcggggagaacgtacaaactccatacagacagcacccgggtctccggcgctgcattcactgcaaggcagcaactctaccgctgcaccaccgtgccagcaAGAATTATGGTCACAGaatgatacagcaaggaaacagacccctatggcccaactcatccatgctaactaAGGTATCCATctttgctagtcccatttgcctgtattcctccaaacctttcttatccatgtacctgtccaaatggcttttaaatgttgttaattagCAATCAAGCAGAGAATCAGTGTTCTGTTAGACGGGAATTCCAGCTCAACATTTGTTGATGAGTAGGTACTGGGTAAGCACAGGAGCTGGACAGTGATAAACCATTATCTTGCTGCATATGGTAAAACTGGAGGGGCTAATTGGTAGCTTTCTCCACAAAGTCACAATCGTGAGTCAATGATCAACAGTGGTTGGTGTCAATCCTCAGCAATCTGCAATACAAATAAACTCTCCTCATTCCCTACTTGTGCTGGATTAAAACTTCTGAAGGTTTAAGCTCCGATCAAAGATCATCCGAAACTCTGTTCCACTCTCCATGGAATGGCtagtattcccagcattttttgCTTCCATAACCTAAGTGGTTCAATCCTACAGGAATACAGGAACATAAATCTTTGAGGGAAGCAAGACCAGTTGAGAGGCAACATGTGATCATTGGCTTCATAAATAGGGATTTCAGGGCATAGGCGTCATggggcgaagagcctgttcctatgctgtattgttGTATGCTCTCATGCAAAAGTGATGAAGTTATCCTAAACCTTTACATTCTCTGTTGGGTCCCATCTAGATTATTGGGGCAGTTTTGGCCGCTTGGTTTTAGGAAAAACTTCAGGGAGAATATAGATGAGATTTATTATAGATGAATGGTAGCTCAGTTGAATTACTTCAATTATGTGGGGAGATTGTAGAAGCAGATCTGTGGAGCAGATCTTTTTAAGGGAAGGTTTGCAAGAAATCTCAACTTATAAAATGTTTTGGTAATGTTGACAAACTCTTGTCAGAGCCAGAAAGATTACGAACAAGAAGATACTGTATCAATTTAAGGTAATTAGCAAAAGAATAAAAGGGAAGAGGAATTTGTGTTGTGACTTTGATGTTCTGCATGGAATTGACTCATTTATACAAACACTGACAAGATCAGCATGTGGAAAaaactacccctcagattcctattaaatcttgtcctttAGCATATGGCCAGGATAGTGGAGATATCAGGTCATGGAAGGGTATTCTAGTCCCTGACTGTGAGTCTCTTCAGTTCATCGCACTTGGTGCTTTCTTAATTTGTCGTTAGTCAGGGAGGAGAATCGATTCATCACTGAAGCTGGGTATTTGCCCTCTATTGTACCTATTCCCAGCCACAGTTCACGTGCCAGCAGAATGTAGTAAATGTTCAGATACAGAGTCTAAGTGAGGACCGACCCCTCTACTGTCATTCGGGAATGCCTGAACAGATGAACAAATTGATCTCCCCACCTGAAATAGATGAGTTTTTATAACAATCCAATCATTTCAAGATTATAAtaacttttaatttcagatttatcaaattaactgaatttaaatttctCAGATGCCTTGAAGGAATTTGAACTCTTGTCTCTGGATCAATAATCCAAATGATATGACCTGATGCCATAGGCGCAGAGTCTAGAGTTAATGAAGGAGGCTAATGGGGTCACTCCAGTACAACTGCATAATGCTCCACTGCACCTTGTGGTCAGTGGAGGTGAAGATGGTGAAGGATGAGTTTGGGATATAGTTAAAATATGATCTGAAACAGTGTATTAAAGGGGGATAAACAGGTTTGGATCATCCTAAGgaatcttttattttatttatttatttatttatttatttatttattttatttattccgaacaagtaaagacattaaagacattaatagtaacaaaatcgaaattatcaaacaattggacattacaatcaatatttacaagcaatgaaaagaacaaaaagcaaatttccaatgtccaaatctgtgtctgtacaagctcgaaaaggagcgagaagaagaataacttattaaatctcaccccttttccccaacacttctaccatatttaaaaatcaattaattaattaataataataataataatactaccccaggcaatttcccataatacctacagacatatatatacatacaactattatacacatacaaacttcatatatgaagtaaccaaacataagtaaacaattgtaaagcaatagataaacattaacATTTTCAGCACAACTGTAAAAGAGCAGGGTGGGTGCACTCATTGGATAAATCTGCATAAGATATGGGACTGGCACATGAGGCTAGTGGCTGATCACTGTGATTCTCTCCACTCCCAACAGGAAACAAGGCTGATCTTGGGGAGAGACGTGAGGTTCCGTTCGAGGAGGCCTGCAACGTGGCTGAAAAATTTGGTCTCTTGGCTGTGCTGGAGACGTCAGCTAAAGAGGCGCAGAATGTCGATGAAGCCTTTCTGCTGTTGACTCGAGAGCTGCTGGCGCGGAACGGGCTACATTTATCCAGTGAAAATAGTCGGAGTTCACTCCACCTGGATTCCCGGCCAGTCATTACTGGTGCACCTCCTCAGAAAAATCCCTGTCCCTGTTGAGTATCGTTATTTGCAGTTAGCTGAGTTCGAACCGCCCCAACGTAGTTGGAGCCCAGAGGGCAACTTCTGCAATGTAATATCCTTGAGTGACGTTCTAGTTTGTGGAGCAGTTTGCAGTGTACTAGACTGGAACTGTACAGATAACTGCAAAATTACAAACTATAGTTCTTGGTCCCTCTCTTGAAGACAGTGCTTCTGGTTAAATGTTTGTCATTAATGCTGAAGCTTTGCTGAAAATACCCCTGAAAAGAAAGATAGAATTCACCACAGCTGCTCAAATACCTTTTCATAAGTATGTTCTTCTGGATTGAAATGTATCCACAAAACATGATTGCTGCTGTCGAATGTTCAAGTAAAGCCACAATGACGCAAAGATAGGGCGTCGGATGTTGTTTTTGTGGCCAAGTCTTGGCTCATCTGATGTCATTTCTGCTTCTGTGTCAAGTTGTGGATTCTAGGATCACTCCAGAGACTTCAGCTTGTAATTCAGGCTGACACTCCGAGTGCTGCACTGCCAGAGGTGCCAACCTCTGGGTAAAAACTTAGATCATCTTCTCAGTTGAATATTTGTTGGAAATGAGCAGGGGAATAGGTGTGCACTGTCTGATGCATATCCCACAAACAGAAATGATAAAAGAAAGAGAGAGCCTTCTTCTGTCACATATTTCTTACTACCTGAAACTTTCCTTCAGCACTGCACAGAAACCCATATCAGGTTCATATCTCTGGAGTAGGACTTGAATCCACAATCTTAAGCTGAGGTGAGATGTTATCATTCCTTTTCTTAGGCAGTTCGTTAGGGTTGAGGGTGATTTGCTTCCACACCAGTTCTGTGGTTTCTGAAGTGACAAATGCTGTATCCACAGACTTGCCTCAAGCTGTCACCGTATGCTCCTTCTGCAAGCTGCGACAGGCTTTCTGCCTCCATCCAGAGAGACTGGGAGTACTGCTCGTCTTTCTGGATGATGCTCCATCTGTCTGAGCAGTTCTGAGCCAAGGATTCAGAAAAATCTACCTCAACCCCTCAAGATCTCTTTGGAGTTTACAGCAGAGTACAAaatgcttcagattcagattcatttttaattgtcattgtcagtgtacagtacagagacaacaaaatgcagtggatagaaaaggtttagaggaaatgggccaaacatgggcaaatggctaTGTTAGAAATGGACGAGTTGGGTCTGTTCTCATGTGCTATGATTACACTTGGAGTACAATGCTTGTTCCAGGAGTGTGCTGTAGGGTATGTGAACAACATTGCCCAACTATCACTGCTGGTTGAAGATGATTAGAACATCAATCCTTGGGTTGTTGGTCTGGGAGAGGACACAGTTGCATATCCGGCCTGTGGATTTGGAGGATCTTGTTGGCGGTATTCTCGCATTGATTTAAGGCGTTGACTGAAAGTCATTGGTATCTTTGATCTAAGACAGAAACTCTGATCCTCTTCCATGAATGCAGCCTGATCGACTGTTTCCTGGTTTTACATATAATTTCCAGCATCTTAAGATTTTTGATTTCATCATCAACATTCACCTTCACTGAGAGGCAGGTCTTGAGAGATTCTTGCAATGTCAGttcagatttttttatttttttttgcatctcCCTTTTAAATCCTACCTATGAAACAGAGACTAGAATTGTTCAGGTTCCCCAAGCACGATTCACCTCATGTAACACCTCTgctgtttatttattttcttctagAAACTGACCCCAATGTTTTGCTTAGATTTCTGATAGCTTTGTTAATTTGCAAGGCTACTTTGCATTATATATGTCTTGCCCCTTGACCTCCTCCATGTTTCCTCCCAATAAACTGCAATTGTTGCCCTTTGCTGAGGGAGATGACCTTCCAGTTATCCGGTCTAGattttcaatgttttatgttATTTGATCTCTACTCCATTtcgtttattttaaataaatcattGCAAATGTGGTGGCCAGAACTGTACATTAGCTGTGCCTAAATGTTTTTAATGCAATTTTCATATTATTTGTTTAAACCAATTAAAATCAAGGAGACATTTGGAATATCTATCTACCTGTCCTGTTACTTCAGGGATATGCGGACAATCACTCCAAGATCCCACTTTTCCTCCACACCCCATTTATTTTCTTGCCTTGTTTTCCTTCCTTCAATACGTTATCTTGGActggcaggtaccataacaagtattggcaggtactgtaacaacattttaaaaacatttgcagaGGTACATGGATGGtcggggtttggagggatatgggccaaatgtgggcagctgggattagtgtagatagaacataaaacagtacagcacaggaacgggccctttggcccacaatgttt is a window from the Leucoraja erinacea ecotype New England chromosome 19, Leri_hhj_1, whole genome shotgun sequence genome containing:
- the LOC129706267 gene encoding ras-related protein Rab-19-like isoform X2; amino-acid sequence: MNTTGADEAFDYLFKIVLIGDSNIGKTCVVHRFKSGVFLEKQQNTIGVDFIVKTMDIEGKKVKVQVWDTAGQERFRTITQSYYRSAHGAMIAYDITKQSSFNSVPHWVNEIQRYGAANVVQLLIGNKADLGERREVPFEEACNVAEKFGLLAVLETSAKEAQNVDEAFLLLTRELLARNGLHLSSENSRSSLHLDSRPVITGAPPQKNPCPC
- the LOC129706267 gene encoding ras-related protein Rab-19-like isoform X1, with product MLLFARLEAQPMVDYKSQRPPRVPRKRVRQVRARCLQLGSMNTTGADEAFDYLFKIVLIGDSNIGKTCVVHRFKSGVFLEKQQNTIGVDFIVKTMDIEGKKVKVQVWDTAGQERFRTITQSYYRSAHGAMIAYDITKQSSFNSVPHWVNEIQRYGAANVVQLLIGNKADLGERREVPFEEACNVAEKFGLLAVLETSAKEAQNVDEAFLLLTRELLARNGLHLSSENSRSSLHLDSRPVITGAPPQKNPCPC